From Streptomyces sp. NBC_00370, a single genomic window includes:
- a CDS encoding glycosyltransferase: MTSPAPGLTVVIPAHNEAAYLPRYLPTVLTSLAHWQAASGEQGEVIVVDNASTDATAEMAATFGVRVISESVRSIGRVRNAGANAARSPRLFFTDADVALPAEAISAAASALDTGAVGGAIPPLYTPDRLGARLLCAYWDHYRARHGGAQGVAQFATAAAFKAIGGYREDLLMSEDVDLFARLTAHGRITAAPVKILDDLRVRPSTRRYDQWSSLRMLWWQNPITARLRLSSPRMWRHWYETTVR; this comes from the coding sequence ATGACCAGCCCAGCCCCCGGCCTGACGGTAGTCATCCCCGCCCACAACGAAGCCGCCTACCTGCCCCGCTACCTCCCCACCGTCCTCACTTCCCTCGCGCACTGGCAAGCCGCAAGCGGTGAGCAGGGCGAAGTCATCGTGGTCGACAACGCCTCCACCGATGCCACCGCCGAGATGGCCGCCACCTTCGGGGTCCGAGTGATCAGCGAGTCGGTCCGCAGCATCGGCCGGGTACGCAACGCAGGTGCGAACGCTGCGCGCAGCCCCCGGCTGTTCTTCACAGACGCCGATGTCGCCCTGCCCGCCGAAGCGATCAGCGCGGCAGCATCCGCGCTGGACACCGGAGCCGTCGGCGGAGCGATCCCGCCCCTCTACACGCCGGACCGGCTCGGAGCACGACTGTTGTGCGCGTACTGGGACCACTACCGCGCCCGCCACGGCGGCGCGCAGGGAGTCGCCCAGTTCGCCACCGCCGCCGCGTTCAAGGCGATCGGCGGATACCGCGAGGACCTGCTCATGAGCGAGGACGTCGACCTCTTTGCCCGCCTGACCGCCCACGGCCGCATCACCGCCGCACCGGTCAAGATTCTGGACGACCTGCGAGTACGCCCCTCCACCCGCCGCTACGACCAGTGGTCGAGCCTCCGGATGCTGTGGTGGCAGAACCCGATCACCGCTCGCCTTCGGCTCAGCTCCCCGCGCATGTGGCGCCACTGGTACGAGACCACCGTCCGATGA